Genomic DNA from Roseburia intestinalis L1-82:
GTGTGGAGGGAATGAAAACTGCTGTAGCTGTAATCAAAGAGATCGTGCGCATTACCGCAGAGCTTTGATGACCAAATGCCAAAAAGGGCGTGTGAAAAAGTAAGAATCATTTTTTCACACGCCCTTTCAAATACATCTTTAATTGCGTTTTACTTATGATGCATTTCTATAAATTTGCGATCAACGCTGCAATTTCATCCGGTGTCATGATCTTATTTGGATTGCTCATATCTGCCATGGATGAAGACGCTTCCTGTGCCGGTACTTCTTCGATGACTGACTCATCTGCAGATACCGGGATTTCTTCCGTAACGGTTGTCTCTTCCGGAATTTTTACTTCTTCAATCACTGACTCATCCGCAGATACCGGAATTTCTTCTGTCAAAGTTACTGCATCCGTATCCGGCTCTACTGTTGCTTCCTCCGTAATCGGAACTTCTTCCGCTTCCACTTCTTCTACCGGTTCTGCCTGCACCTCCTCCACGGCTGATGCAGCATCGTTCAAATCATCAAAAACCGGCATCTCGCCGATTGACGGTTCCTCATCTATCAGGGATGTATCGGCTGCTTCCGGCTCTTCCTCTTCCATTAACGGCATCTCGCCGATTGACGGTTCCTCATCTATCAGGGATGTATCGGCTGCTTCCGGCTCTTCCTCTTCCATTAACGGCATCTCGCCGATTGACGGTTCCTCATCTATCAGGGATGTATCGGCTGCTTCCGGTTCTTCTTCATCCATTAATGGCATTTCGCCGATTACCGGTTCCTCATCCAGATCTCCGCCGTCAGTTAAATCCGGGAGTTCTGTTTCTGATAATTCTTCTCCCAATGTTGGCAGTTCCATATTAGACAGATCTTCATCCATTGCCGGCATTCCCAGATCCGGCAACTCTTCATCTTCTGTCGGCACTCCAAGATCCGGCAGCTCTTCATCTTCTGTCGGCATTCCTGAATCCGGCAACTCTTCATCTTCTGTCGGCATTCCTGAATCCGGCAACTCTTCACTTTCTGTCGGCATTCCATGATCCGGCAACTCTTCATCTTCTGTCGGCATTCCATGATCCGGTAATTCTTCACTTTCTGCCGGCATTCCTGGATCCGGTAATTCTTCATCCATTGCCGGGGAAACAGCTGCCATAACCGGCACTTCCGCAGCAGGATTCTCCTTTACTGAACCAACAGCCTGACTTACCGCCTCTTTCACATAAGTATGTATCTGCTCTATGGCAGATGCAAGTTCTTTCTCCAATGTGTCATGAATCATATTTGACAAAACATCCTGCATGTCACTCTGCAGTGATTCTTTGACATCATTTAAATTATCAAGAACTAATTTCTGACTTTGCGTCAATTCCTGTAATTTTTCATCCATCAGGTTTCTCTGCATGTCCATGATCTGCTGACTGTTTTCAGAAAGCTTTTCTTCTACTTCCAGCGTCTTTTCAATTACCTGCTCATTCGAATGCATAAGAGCATCTGTATTTTCTTTATTGCGTGCAAGCGTCAGCTTTGCAATTGCCTTCTGTGCCGTAATGATCTCATCCGCTGGAACTGCAACTTTTTCTCCGATATTATCTATCTTTTCCGCTAACTTTTTCTGCATCAGATAATTGGCTTTTCCTGTACGCAGCAGTTCTTCTACCTGTTCATCCAAATGGGCTTTTTCCTCATTTTTCATCCTATGGATATATGTGACAAGCAAACCTGTCCACACTAAAATAAGCGCTGCAATAATACCAACAACCATCATTTTTGATGCATTTTTCAAAACTAAATACAGATCAATCCACAAAAATGGTATCAATATCGATGATATAAAAATCATAATACGATTGACATCTATCTTCTTTGGTTTCTTTAATGAATTGTCTTTTGCCATAACAGAACCTCCCGCTTTTTGCACTATCATGCATGGATTTATACTCTATATTTTAACACATTAAAACAAGCCTGAAAACATCCATTATAAAATATTTACATCCCGTCACTTATCCGTTGTTACTGTTCACTCGTACCTCGTTCCAGTAACGGATTTTGCCGATGCTTCGCATTCCAAATCGGCAAAATCTGCTGCCACCACTGTATCATACGGCATTTTCAGTTCAGAAAATGCCTGCCTGTGAACAGTAACTATCCGTTCGCAACACTGTTACAGACTGTTGAAACCGGCCATGATTTTCTAAGTGCCATATAAGAAATCAGAAAATTTGCAAACCAGCCGGCAGGTACAGCAAGCCAGACAAATGCAATGCCAAAACATGGTGCAAAAATCATGGCAACAGACAGGCGGATCGCAAGGTTAACTATATTGGCAATGAGAAATGGGCGCATAATCCCAAGTCCACGCAGAACTCCATCTGTTGCCATCTTAATACCCATGAAGATGAAAAAACAGCCAAGCCATCTCATATAATCCCCGGACACCTGATATGCTAAGTCAGTTCCATCTTTACCCAGGAATAATGAAGAAATCTGTGTGTACATGGTTTCAATAACTACAAATGCAAGAATTGCGAAACACAGGTCTAATACCAGCGCAGCGTGATATCCTTTTTTGATGCGGTTAATTTTCTTTGCACCAAGATTCTGTGAGACATACGGTGAAACCGCATTGCCGATGGACACAAATATCAACGAAAAAACATTCTCTACTCTCATTGTTGCCGCATAACCTGCGAGTGCCTGTGTACCAAATGGATTTACAACTGCCTGTACGATCATCATACCAATTGACACTGTGGACTGCTGGAGAATCGACGGTACAGCAATTTTGAGCATCAAATGTAATTCCTGACCATCAAACCACTGAAATTGACTCTTATATTGACGCATCCGGCAAAAGAAAATCAGAAATGAAAATACCGCAGAAATCCCCTGTGCAATAAGGGTTGCAAGAGCTGCCCCGAACACACCGAGACCAAGTCCTGCCACCATCCAAAGATCCATAAGAATATTTAAAATAGAAGAAAATATCAAAAGACCCAATGGTATTTTTGATTCTCCAATTGAGTTA
This window encodes:
- a CDS encoding MATE family efflux transporter is translated as MSKDEYLITDEPLKALTIFAMPMILGSFFQQVYNMADSIIVGQFVGSSALAAVGACAALTNVFICVALGAGVGAGVLVSRYFGAGDYGKMKTIVSTSLVSFLILSLLLGGFGFCFSHSMMNLLQTPTDILEEAVQYLRIYFAGFPFLFMYNIFSTMFNSIGESKIPLGLLIFSSILNILMDLWMVAGLGLGVFGAALATLIAQGISAVFSFLIFFCRMRQYKSQFQWFDGQELHLMLKIAVPSILQQSTVSIGMMIVQAVVNPFGTQALAGYAATMRVENVFSLIFVSIGNAVSPYVSQNLGAKKINRIKKGYHAALVLDLCFAILAFVVIETMYTQISSLFLGKDGTDLAYQVSGDYMRWLGCFFIFMGIKMATDGVLRGLGIMRPFLIANIVNLAIRLSVAMIFAPCFGIAFVWLAVPAGWFANFLISYMALRKSWPVSTVCNSVANG